The nucleotide sequence GGCGATTTCGCCCCGATGCTCCTCGAGGATGCGCTTGACGACGGCCAGGCCCAGGCCGGTGCCCTGCGCCTTGGTGGTGAAGAAGGGCTCGAAGACGCGGTGGAGCAGCTCCGCGGGAATGCCCGGCCCCTGGTCCGCCACGTCGATGCGAAGCTGCTCCCTGCCCGCATGGGCCTCGCGGCGCGCGCGCACCTGTACCAGTCCCCCCTGCGGCATGGACTGGATGGCGTTGACGGCCACGTTGACGAGCGCCTGGCGGATGAGGCGCCGGTCCATGGGCACCGGCGGCAGCCCCGGCTCCACGTCCGACTTGATGTGGACGGGCCGCTCCGGCCCCCCACCCTGCACGCGCGCGGCCTCCAGCGAGTCCTGGAGCACGCGCCCCAAATCCTCGTGCTGGAGCACCGGGTCCCTGGGACGTGTGTAGTCCAGCAGGTCTCCGACGATGCGGTTGAGCCGGTCGCTCTCCTCGCCCAGGATGTCCAGCAGCATGGCCGCGTCACCGCCCGGGTCCAGCAGCCGGCGCAGCGAGGCCACCGCGTTGAAGATGACGCCCAGCGGGTTGCGCACCTCGTGGGCCACAATCGCGGACAGCTCGCCCAGGGCGGCCAGCCGCTCGCGCTTCACCATCTCCGCGCGGGTGGCGGCCAGCTCCGCGTAGCTGGCCCACAGGGACTCGTACAGGCGCGCGTTGGCGATGGAGAGCGCCAGCTGGCCGCAGGTGGCCTCGGCCAGCTCGACCAGCTCCGGCCCGAAGGAGCGCGGCCGGCGGGTGTCGTCCACCACCACCACGCCGATGAGCTCCTCGCGCGAGGTGAGCGGCAGGGCCAGCAGCGCCTTCTCCCCGAAGCGGTGGGCGAGCTGCGAGTCGAAGCCCCCGCCGGCGGCCGCCACGTCGTCGATGGCGATGGGCCGGCGCTCGCGGGCCACGCGCGTGGCCAGGCTGTCACCGTGCAGCGGCAGCACCACCGTGCGGAAGAAGTCGCGGTGGACGGTGGAGGCGGCGGCGCCGCGCAGCAGCTTCGCCGACTCGTCGTACAGCATGATGTAGCAGTTGGACACGTCCAGCAGGTGGACGAGGAAGTCGGACGCGACGTCGAGGATGCTGGAGGTCTCCAGCACGCCCGACGTGGTGCGCGCCAAATCCAGCAGCAGGCGCGTCTCGGCGAGCTGGCGCGAGGACTCGGCGCGCAGCCGGCGCTGCTCCAGCAGCGTCACCAGCAGCTCCGCCAGCGTCCCCAACAGCCGCACGTCCCGGATGTCGAAGGGCTGGCCCGCGGCGCGCAGCACCTGGAGGCTGCCGCACACCTCGCCGCCGCGCGTGAGCCGCGCCACCGCTCCGCACCCCAGCCGCCCGCCGGACAGCCCGCCCAGCGTCGCGCCCTGGTCGTCCGTGGAGAGTCCACCCTCCCCCTCGTCCGCCACCGCCAGCAGCCGGGTGAGCTGCTCCGCGTGCGCGCTGTCACGCACCAGGTCGGCCAGCCCCACGTGGGTGGCCAGCGCCAGCGCTCCACCCTGGGGAGGCGACAGGTGCAGCGCCGCGGCGCGGCCCTGCAGCAAGTCCGAGACGCGCGCCAGGAAGTCCTCCAGCGAGGGCGGCACGGGCTGGGCGACGAAGCGGGCCACCTGGGCCACCGCCTCCACCTCCCAGCGGCTGCGCGCGCCGTCCGCCTGCACGCGCGCGTCCGTCAGCGCGGCGCCCACCACCTTGGCGAAGAGCGTCAGCACCGAGCCATGGCGCGGGGCCACCCACGGCCCCTCCACCCACAGCACCTCGGCCTGAGGGCCACCCACCGGCAGGTACACGTGCGAGGGCGCGGCCCGGTCCGCGCCACCAAAGACGGGGCGCCCGTCCGCCAGCGACTCCATGCCCAGGCGCACGTCCTCCGGCAGGGGCTCGCCGTCGTGCGCCAGCAGCCGCTCGCCGTCCCAGCGCAGCAGGCGGCCCCGGAAGCCCGCGTCCCGCAGGCCCTTCAGCGCCACGCGGCGCACCGCGTCCTCGGAGTGCGCGGTGACCAGCTCCGCGGACGTCTCCACCAGGCACTCGGCCACCGCCATCTCCGGGGGCCGGTTCCCCATGAGCAGGCAGTTGAGGAGCAGCGCCCCGGCGCCGCCCTCCATCGGGAGGCGCGTCGCGAAGAGGGACACCTCGCGGCTGACGCCGCCCGCGCAGGGCACCTGGTAGGTCTGCGTCCGCGCCTCCAGCGGCGCGCCGGCCTCCAGCAGGCGGTAGCGCTCGGACAGGCGGCTGCGCTCCTCCGGCTGGACGAAGTCC is from Pyxidicoccus trucidator and encodes:
- a CDS encoding ATP-binding protein, with the translated sequence MSTKRYSEADLRVLIEPYGNPVLAVVDGRVSAVNDAWLAMLGLPREQVEGRPLMDFVQPEERSRLSERYRLLEAGAPLEARTQTYQVPCAGGVSREVSLFATRLPMEGGAGALLLNCLLMGNRPPEMAVAECLVETSAELVTAHSEDAVRRVALKGLRDAGFRGRLLRWDGERLLAHDGEPLPEDVRLGMESLADGRPVFGGADRAAPSHVYLPVGGPQAEVLWVEGPWVAPRHGSVLTLFAKVVGAALTDARVQADGARSRWEVEAVAQVARFVAQPVPPSLEDFLARVSDLLQGRAAALHLSPPQGGALALATHVGLADLVRDSAHAEQLTRLLAVADEGEGGLSTDDQGATLGGLSGGRLGCGAVARLTRGGEVCGSLQVLRAAGQPFDIRDVRLLGTLAELLVTLLEQRRLRAESSRQLAETRLLLDLARTTSGVLETSSILDVASDFLVHLLDVSNCYIMLYDESAKLLRGAAASTVHRDFFRTVVLPLHGDSLATRVARERRPIAIDDVAAAGGGFDSQLAHRFGEKALLALPLTSREELIGVVVVDDTRRPRSFGPELVELAEATCGQLALSIANARLYESLWASYAELAATRAEMVKRERLAALGELSAIVAHEVRNPLGVIFNAVASLRRLLDPGGDAAMLLDILGEESDRLNRIVGDLLDYTRPRDPVLQHEDLGRVLQDSLEAARVQGGGPERPVHIKSDVEPGLPPVPMDRRLIRQALVNVAVNAIQSMPQGGLVQVRARREAHAGREQLRIDVADQGPGIPAELLHRVFEPFFTTKAQGTGLGLAVVKRILEEHRGEIAVESTPGRGTTFTFRLPLSQPPSFP